The genomic stretch tcatcccatcccaccccacccaaATCAAGGCTTGTCATTTACAActaaaatttatatttcttaAGTTCTTCAGCAGGGATATTAGAGTACAAGAGAAGTAAATTCAGAGATAGAGTTCTTTGTACAAATCCATGTCCTTTAACAGTAACATCAAGGTGGTCTTGCATTTAATCTTGACCAAAAGTTCATCTTGCAACATGAGGATAACATATTGCAAAAGCTGTTTGTGTATTCAGACgtatttttcagaagtacaTTCCAAATGACCCAGATCATTATATAACTAAAAACACGGGGCAAGAGAAGAGATAAAGCATCTCCCTTGTGCAGATGCACACAGGGGAGGAGACCACCTAGACCAAAGAAGGGATACTGTAAGAAGTATAACTTAAAATTAGTTCTCTACAAGCAGGCACTGCTCACTACAAAGCAGAACCTGTGGGCTGAGCCAAGCCATTCAACAGAACAACTCAGGCTGGATGAGGCCACAGGACACCCGTTGGCCCATCCCTTGCCAGCAGCAGAGTTTTGCATTCCCACCCATCACTCAGCTTCAGCAAAGCCGCTCTTCTACACATCGGCGGTGACAAGAGACACAGCTACTTTTATTCCCTTTACCCAAGGGTGTCACTCACCACAGGCCTGTAAGATGGATAGATCTCTCCAAGACCAAACATGATCAGCATGGTACTCAAAAAGACAAGGAAGTGTTTGCGCATGGTGTGCCAGGGAACTGGAGTGGGAGATGTATCAACGCGGTTCCGAATATACATGTCAAAGTCCCAGTGCATctaaagaacaaaggaaaatggcTGCACATTTATCAACGGTGCTCAAGCTGCTTCTATCAAGGGAAGAAGTGCTTTACAACATTCACAAAACTGCCAGAAGCAGATTTATGCCCATCTCACAAGTGGGGATAAAGCCACGAAGGAGATAAGTGATCTACCTGCAGTCACAGCAAGTTGTCACTTACATAACTCAGGACTCCAAATTCCATCCTATGTTTATACCAGACAATATGCTTAAATATAGGATAGCAGCAGCTTGTATTATATACATAATCACTCCACCTTAAATTTGTCCCCCAGCACTGTTGAAAAGTCATGGTATGAATCAGTACCCTCATTTATGGAAGTTCAGTCACACACCTCAACAGATATATTATTTCAAACAAAGAAGGAATACCTGCCACATGGAAGCTGGCTTCTCAAAACAGGTAGAGCACCTGCCACTGTGACTCCATGACAAGAGCAGGGCTGGTAGCAAGATAATGCCCTTCCTGATTAAAGCAGAAGGGCATTTAAGCTTCTGCCTCAAATTATATATAGGGAAGTCCTAAGCATGTTCTGCTTATAGTCCCCTTTCACATTAATGAAAGCAGAGAACTCATTAATTTGCAGCTCAAGTCCTGCCTCTAGCTCCCCAGCTTTCCCCTGTGCACACAGGGCCATTTGTTATCAAACCCAGAGCACCAGACTGAGCAGAATTCTACTGCCTAAACAGAGGCATCTGCTGACACCTGAGACACAGCAATATATTCTACCTGCAAGGGTACCTACACAAGCCTTCCTGTACCAAGCACCACCACAACACAGAATCACCACAGGTTTTTTCATGTGCTTCTACAgtcattaaaacaaacactttAAATTTTACCGTGGTACACATGCTACGATGCTCTTGCATGTTTATACTATGATGTATTACATACACATGCTCACATAATCTCTGCTTTCATTAAGAAGAGCTCAAGTCAATTACCAAGTTCAGTAACCACAGTTAGACTGCAGTCATTCACAGAAAGACCATGCACTAACCGAAGTTTCTCCTTTACAAGGAGTTTGAGGAACTTAAATTTTGGAAGTCAACGCAGATGCTCTATTCATCCATTTCTCTTAATGATATCTTGCaaaatttcttcagagaaaaccTCTTTATATATATACTATCCCAAAACAACCCTGAAGTAATAAAGCAGCAGTAGTTACTTCCATTGTACTAAAAGGACTTTACTCAAATTATGGCTTCTTTGCTAAGTGATTCTGAACTAAGCTCTCATACTGAGTCACATCAGGCAAAGAAAATGGATGAGACTTTCCTattcctgcagaaaaaataagCTTGTAAAGTTTCCCTCCTCATATGTAATAAGATGTTAACATTCCTCagcactttcaaaatatttacccTGATGCCCACAGCCTAAGCTTCCCTCCAACTGACTGTCCCTGCTTGCACAGGCAACATACCTGCAGTTGATGATGCAATTACACAAAGAATTAAACAGAAAGCACTGACAAGATGCACACATTAGTATTTAGTAATGGTAGCATTACAATCATAATGAAAGGTGCTATTAACATCCCTACCGGCTCTCCCCAGTTATGCCTCATGTCCGGCTGGTCCCACTGGTACCAGGGGTCTCTCTCATGAAGCGACTTATCAGGGAGCTTGGGATAGTCACCATACCtgtgtgaaacagaaaaatacccAAACATACAAGAAATCTGTATtaacttaaaaacattttgtgggAGACACCATAGCATAGGCCTATGGAAATGGAAGACTTAAacattactttgtttttataGCTCCTATGtatacacatattttaaatgcatacaTGCAACTAGCACAACAATCATCACCTCGATGCCAGTCATCGTAACAAATTGCATTCCTCAAAGTTGCCTTTTTAGGCTATACTAGCTGGAAGGAAATGCAAGCTTAAGTGAAATACAGAACCCTAGTTATCTAGCATTTTGCACATAGCAACATATTCCCCCACATTTATTCCAGAGATGGCTTTCAGTTCATCCCTCTTAGCCCTGCATTACAACGGCATATGAAGTCTCTCATACAGTATGTTATTCACACAGGCCTCCAACTCATTCCATTTgttcctgttttaaaatactggtgCGTGCCTTCAAATCTCTAAGCTCACAGCACAGCATCTCCAGCCATTCAACAGAGACTACCAGCCTGCCGGGAGGTGCTGGCCTTGGCCTGCTCCCCGGCTGCAGGGGCACAGAACCCCCCAGCTCACCCAAAGCCGTCGTCAGGGTAGGGCTCATAGTCTTCCACCCGCATATTGTACTTCTTTGCGGCAGCTGCCCGCTCCTCCGGTGTCCGGGGGTACGGCCCGGGCAGCAGGTCCTTGGACATCTCCGAGGCTGGCGGGAGAGCAACAAGGCAAGGGTGGGCACGGGCCCCGCCGGCAGCCGCAGCCAGGCCGGGGAGGTCGCGCCACCCTCACACCCCAGCCCCGGAGTCACTCGCCCACCGCCCCAAGGAcacccgccccgccgccggccgagGTCCCCCCGCTTCCGTCTCCCTGCTCACCCGCCCGCGCCCCTGGAGGCGCCGCCGCAGCGGCCCGCGCCGCCCACAGCCGGGCGGCTGCCCGCTGCCAGAGGACACCGCGGAGCCCGGCCGCCGCCATTGCCGCCACCGCGCAGGCGCGGCCAACGGTAACCGGTAAGGACAGAAGAGCTCGGGGCAAGAACGTACGCGGGGTGGGGCTAGAAGGGGTGGGGCTAGATCGGGGGCGGGGCgacccccgccaccgcccgcgCTGTAGAGTACAAACACCCCGTGCACGGCATTAATTAATCATCCGCCGTTATTATAATATTGACATAGGAGCTCATGGACAGAAAGGGCACCGGAGTGGTATTTCGCTCTGGCTGTCATTGTCTGAAGCAGAGTAATGGGAATTTATGGCAGGTATTACCTCCCAGATGCGGGGCAGCCTCCTGCGGAGCAGCCAGGTCGATGCTCAGTCGGATCGATGCTGTAGCTGGCGGCATTATGCAAATTGCCTTCTCTCTATCAGTATCAATATTATTAAAGTTAATACCCGAATGTAATCGTCTTTTCTCTGTGGAGCCAGGGAGACATGAACAGCTGAAACGGCATGTTAATTTAGCGATGCTATTCTTCAAACGTAAGCGATGTATCATTGTAGATAAAATCGATATGAGCATTAAAGGATTTTGCAGTTTACTTCATTATGTAAACTCTGTGGTAGTTGAActcattttccttcagttatTCACATCAGCCATAACGGGTAATGTCTCTATAACGATCTACATTATAAACCTTTGCAGATCAAAAACTATCATGGACAATTTGTCATTAAAGTCATTCCTTCTAATAACAACATTAATTGTAAACCCACTAATTGAATGAAGATAGTGATGAACCACAACAATATATCTGAGACACAGCGTGCCTGAGGCGGGGGCATTGTCACAGACTAGAACAGGATCCTTTCACTTATCCCAAAGAAGCACCTTATCATGTCGTTTTAGGGACGATGTCTTAATTCAGCCAACTCCCTTACAACCAAGTATGCAGTGAAGTTAGTCCGTCAATTAGTTATTTAATGAAGTTACTAACTCAGAGCCCAACCTTCCAGTGCAGAAGCTGCTGGCATTTTCCATGGAGCAGTGTTCAGTGCCCGTCCCCCCGTTTTGGGGGCTGTAGCGCCATGCTGGAAGTGGGGACCTCTGGCTCCTGGCTGCGCTGTTGGTCTGGGTGCAGACCTCGCTGCAGGCTCGGATCGGGGTCGGCTGCTCCCGACATCGGCTTTTCACCGCTGGGTATTTACTTTTTGGCTTGAGTCTTACACAGATGCGGCTCAAGCTTTCTGAGCACCCAAATATGTTTGCAAACACGTTGTAAAAACTTTTCTTAACTGGTACAGGAGTAGTGCTGTAGATTTAAAAGGTGACAGCACACTCCTCTTCCTAGAAACTAAGCACATTCAAAAATTTTGGAAGGACAGAGGAAAATAGATTGCATTATTCTCACGAAGGCAAAGCTCTACACAGCTACAACAGCAAATCCATctactgcaaaatgaaaacctcTGAATGCCAGAGACCAACATTTTCTCAAGAGCTGAGGCTTCATTCATGTGGCACTCATTCTTGGGGCAGAGCAGTCATCATTCTTGCTGCTTCCAGATTAAAAGCAAAGtgtgtattttgtttcatgTAATAAACacatgctaagaaaaaaaatcgaTCGCTCCAGCCCTAGGCATGCAATTCATGAAATCTTGCTAAAACAATGTAGTCACACAATGTCCGTTCACAATCAAAAGGCAGATGTTAGTTATACCGAGCAGCGCGACATATTTTGTCTTGCGGCAAGTGTTAATTAAACTTCTAGTTTTGAGGCACAAAGCACAGCTGTACACGTAGATGGGCGGAGGACAACGGGCAGTTTGCTGTCCCCTCAGGGGCATGGCAGCGGAGCAGCTCCCGAAGAGCAGTGCTCGTGACCTGTCAGCAGCCGGAGACCTCGAGGGCAAGGGGCCGTCAGCCGAAAACTGGGAGGGTGGCACGGGGCCGAGCCCCGAGTGCCCACACACTGCTGTACAGCCGATTTCACGGAGTAAGCGAGGCCTTGTGGGCGCCTGGTCGCCATCTCAGGGCGCAGAGGCCTGCCTGCCATGGCGGCGGTGACCCATCCTCCCAGGGCCCGAGTCCCCCCTGCAACACAGTGAAGTGCGTTGGCGTCCCTGTCTTCACACACGAGCCATTCTGGTTTCTGTAGTGGGGTTTTCCCGGCGTGGACTTTCAGCTCCGCTGGTGTCCCAAACCTTTGGAAACGAAAACGCACGGGGGAGCAGACGCCTCCCCCAACCTCCCGCCGCGCGGGGGCGCAGCTCGCTGccgctccctcctgccctctccatGGTGCCTCCCGCCTTCTCCCCTCGCTTCCGGTGTTGCCATGGGTGGGCAACTTCCGCTTCCGGCTTTCTAGTTCCGGGTTCTCCGGTGGAGGCGGCGATGGCGGCGGCCTCCTCCTCGGCGGCGGCTGCTGGCTGCCGGGAGggcccggcggcagcggcaggtCCTGGCTGGAGCGACTCCCAGTTCCGTCGTTACTCTTTCGAGACGCGGCCCATCCCGCGGCTCAGCCACAGCGACCCCCGCGCCGAGGAGCTCA from Grus americana isolate bGruAme1 chromosome 7, bGruAme1.mat, whole genome shotgun sequence encodes the following:
- the NDUFB8 gene encoding NADH dehydrogenase [ubiquinone] 1 beta subcomplex subunit 8, mitochondrial, coding for MAAAGLRGVLWQRAAARLWAARAAAAAPPGARAASEMSKDLLPGPYPRTPEERAAAAKKYNMRVEDYEPYPDDGFGYGDYPKLPDKSLHERDPWYQWDQPDMRHNWGEPMHWDFDMYIRNRVDTSPTPVPWHTMRKHFLVFLSTMLIMFGLGEIYPSYRPVGPKQYPFNDLYLEKGGDPNKEPPVVTHYEI